The Planctellipticum variicoloris DNA window CTGGAGATCCTGTCGGGAGAGCGACGCGGCCTGTCCGCGGCGCTCTCCCGTTGGCTTTTGGCCGGTCTGTCGGTTCCTTATGGAGCGGCGGTTTCGGCCAGGAATCTCGCGTATGACCGGGGCTGGCTGGCGTCGCAGCGTGCGGCGGTTCCCGTCATCAGCGTCGGGAACCTCACGACCGGGGGGACTGGCAAGACCCCCTTCACGGCGTTTCTTGCCCGCGAACTGCAGTCCCGGGGGCTGCGGCCAGGGCTGCTGAGCCGGGGCTATCGTTCGCTCGACGGCGCGGAGAACGACGAAAAGCGGGTGCTGGACCGGCTCTGCCCTGGCGTGCCGCAAGTGCAGAATCCGGATCGAGTGGCCGGTGCGGAGCGGGCGATTCGCGAGTTCGGCTGCGAAGTGCTGATTCTCGATGACGGGCTGCAGCATCGGCGGCTGCAGCGGGACGTGGAGATCGTGCTGATCGATGCGCTGCGCCCGTGGGGCTTCGGACGACTCCTGCCCCGCGGGCTGTTGCGGGAACCGATGTCGGGTCTGCGACGGGCCGATCTGATCGTCATCACGCGGGCCGATCAGGCATCAGCCGCGCGGGTGGCCGAGCTGCGCCGGGAGATCGCCGAGATCGCTCCGGTTCCGGTTGCGGACATCGCTTTTGAGCCGGGCATGCTGATTGACAGCGAGGGCTGCGAGACGCCCCTCTCGTCGCTGGCGGGGCGTGTCTGCCAGGGGTTCTGCGGAATCGGCAATCCCGAGGGCTTTGCGGCGACGTTGCGGTCGGCGGGGATCTCTGCCGAGCTGGAAGTCTTTCCCGACCATCACCATTATACGGCGGCGGACTTCGAACGACTGCGGCGGAAGGCCGAAGCCATCGGGGCCGCGGCGCTGGTCACGACGCTGAAAGACCTGGTGAAGCTGCCGGGCGATTCTCTCGACGGCCCGTCGGTGCTGGCGGTCGATCAGCGGGTGCGCGTGTTGCACGGCGCGAATGAAATCGCGCGGCTGATGGATCGCTTCGGAAGCGACCGGGCGCGGGCGGCCTGAAATGACGTTTGCCGTCGGCTGCACCCGAGGCAACCGACGGCAAGTCGAATTCGTTTCACTCGATCCGTCGCGCGATGTTCACAGCGACTGCGGCGGAGCGTTGACGATGTCGTTGTTGTCGTCATCGTTCTGATCGATCGCGATGACGGCAATGATG harbors:
- the lpxK gene encoding tetraacyldisaccharide 4'-kinase, which gives rise to MDETRLLEILSGERRGLSAALSRWLLAGLSVPYGAAVSARNLAYDRGWLASQRAAVPVISVGNLTTGGTGKTPFTAFLARELQSRGLRPGLLSRGYRSLDGAENDEKRVLDRLCPGVPQVQNPDRVAGAERAIREFGCEVLILDDGLQHRRLQRDVEIVLIDALRPWGFGRLLPRGLLREPMSGLRRADLIVITRADQASAARVAELRREIAEIAPVPVADIAFEPGMLIDSEGCETPLSSLAGRVCQGFCGIGNPEGFAATLRSAGISAELEVFPDHHHYTAADFERLRRKAEAIGAAALVTTLKDLVKLPGDSLDGPSVLAVDQRVRVLHGANEIARLMDRFGSDRARAA